A portion of the Parambassis ranga chromosome 22, fParRan2.1, whole genome shotgun sequence genome contains these proteins:
- the LOC114427209 gene encoding uncharacterized protein LOC114427209 — protein MRERDFMPNMERGKPATYTGDKKAKMAAKTNKKWVRLATVFAYVLSVSLAAIILAIYYSLIWKPTSASSVKPGPVPDGVTPTASILTNITTTNNVSEWNSTETRLQSLNQSAQGAIPHSKAFQWDGRADRAAVSPRGAGAEIAHSQQEEGLYASSHGHKSSERSSTLGRERHASHYIPSSTMESVAARTGDKEEREARRGSDGDTDDVAPLPQT, from the coding sequence ATGAGAGAGCGGGACTTCATGCCCAATATGGAGAGGGGCAAACCTGCTACTTATACGGGGGACAAAAAGGCTAAGATGGCTGCTAAGACTAACAAGAAGTGGGTGAGACTAGCCACCGTTTTTGCATATGTGTTGTCCGTGTCCTTAGCAGCCATTATACTAGCTATTTACTACAGCCTGATCTGGAAACCAACCAGTGCATCATCTGTGAAGCCAGGGCCAGTGCCAGACGGGGTCACCCCCACTGCGAGCATCTTAACTAATATTACCACGACCAACAATGTCTCAGAGTGGAACTCTACAGAGACCAGGCTGCAGTCTCTTAACCAGAGCGCACAGGGCGCAATCCCGCACAGCAAAGCGTTTCAGTGGGACGGCAGAGCCGACAGAGCGGCGGTCTCCCCGCGCGGTGCCGGAGCAGAAATTGCGCACTCGCAGCAGGAGGAAGGACTCTACGCATCTTCCCACGGTCACAAAAGCTCGGAGAGATCAAGCACGTTGGGTAGAGAGAGACACGCGAGCCACTACATCCCATCAAGCACCATGGAGTCTGTCGCTGCGCGTACCGGGGacaaggaggagagggaggcgcGCAGAGGAAGCGACGGGGACACTGACGACGTTGCCCCTCTTCCTCAGACCTAA